One window from the genome of Amycolatopsis sp. NBC_01480 encodes:
- a CDS encoding SAM-dependent methyltransferase, producing MTETHEQWGITSGVGLTALAVASARAIATGSEGGLVDDPFAAAFVRAANPPRPMPTGPDDAGDDEMWAAMATYMGLRSRFFDDLIAGRDAPQVVIVAAGLDARAYRLDLTGRDVYEVDQPRVLEFKQQVLDDLGARPQCRRHPVAADLRDNWPAALEEAGFDRSRPTVWLAEGLLPYLPPQAEEDLFDVINTRSAPGSRIGIEQVPGGDLEAMNRMMRQLKADERVGVEMDGLLNTAPRRDPATWLREQGWSVRIEAADEVAAGHGLVFPAYFDNTMAKAELTTADLPG from the coding sequence ATGACCGAAACGCACGAGCAATGGGGCATCACCAGCGGTGTGGGGCTGACCGCGCTGGCCGTCGCTTCGGCGCGGGCGATCGCGACCGGCTCCGAGGGCGGGCTGGTCGACGACCCGTTCGCGGCCGCGTTCGTGCGCGCGGCGAACCCGCCGCGGCCGATGCCCACCGGACCGGACGACGCCGGCGACGACGAGATGTGGGCCGCGATGGCCACGTACATGGGCCTGCGCTCGCGCTTTTTCGACGACCTCATCGCCGGCCGCGACGCGCCGCAGGTCGTCATCGTCGCGGCCGGGCTGGATGCGCGTGCCTACCGCCTGGACCTGACCGGACGGGACGTCTACGAGGTGGACCAGCCGCGCGTGCTGGAGTTCAAGCAGCAGGTGCTCGACGACCTGGGCGCCCGCCCGCAGTGCCGCCGTCACCCGGTCGCCGCGGACCTGCGCGACAACTGGCCCGCCGCGTTGGAAGAAGCCGGCTTCGACCGGTCACGCCCGACCGTCTGGCTCGCCGAGGGCCTGCTGCCGTACCTGCCCCCGCAGGCCGAAGAAGACCTGTTCGACGTGATCAACACGCGGTCCGCGCCGGGCAGCCGGATCGGCATCGAACAGGTCCCCGGCGGCGACCTCGAGGCGATGAACCGGATGATGCGGCAGCTGAAGGCCGACGAGCGCGTCGGCGTCGAGATGGACGGCCTGCTCAACACCGCCCCGCGCCGCGACCCCGCCACCTGGCTGCGCGAGCAGGGCTGGTCGGTGCGGATCGAGGCCGCCGACGAGGTCGCCGCCGGCCACGGGCTGGTCTTCCCCGCCTACTTCGACAACACCATGGCCAAGGCCGAGCTGACCACGGCCGACCTGCCCGGCTAA
- a CDS encoding ABC transporter ATP-binding protein, with amino-acid sequence MIVTRALTKRYGRTLAVDAVDLEVREGDRYGFLGPNGSGKTTLVRMLLGLVYATSGEIELLGRPVPKRVSEVLPEVGALVEGPGAYAHLSGRRNLALLDASGRGGGRRTRRRRIEEALERVGLAGVDRRPVKAYSLGMRQRLGLAGALLNRPRLLVLDEPTNGLDPQGIREIRELLVELNHNGTTVFLSSHLLAEIEQLCTRVGVVDRGRLVLEDDLAALRAETGRVLLGTPDAAAAVAVLDGRVEHRDGDKLLVRHGNPAELNALLVAEGVPVTSLQAERRTLEQVVLDVTGDGSDRFGDRR; translated from the coding sequence ATGATCGTCACGCGCGCGTTGACCAAGCGCTACGGACGCACGCTGGCGGTCGACGCCGTCGACCTGGAGGTGCGCGAAGGCGACCGCTACGGCTTCCTCGGCCCGAACGGCTCCGGCAAGACCACGCTGGTCCGGATGCTGCTCGGACTCGTTTACGCCACCAGCGGCGAGATCGAGCTGCTCGGCCGCCCCGTGCCGAAGCGGGTCTCGGAGGTGCTGCCGGAGGTCGGCGCGCTCGTCGAGGGACCCGGCGCGTACGCGCATCTCTCCGGACGGCGCAACCTCGCTCTGCTGGACGCTTCGGGGCGCGGCGGGGGACGGCGGACGCGCCGCCGCCGGATCGAGGAGGCGCTGGAACGCGTCGGGCTGGCCGGGGTCGACCGGCGGCCGGTGAAGGCGTACTCGCTCGGCATGCGCCAGCGGCTCGGGCTGGCGGGCGCGCTGCTCAACCGGCCCCGGCTGCTGGTGCTCGACGAGCCCACCAACGGCCTCGACCCGCAGGGCATCCGGGAGATCCGCGAGCTGCTGGTCGAGCTGAACCACAACGGCACCACGGTGTTCCTGTCCAGCCACCTGCTGGCCGAGATCGAGCAGCTGTGCACCCGCGTCGGCGTGGTCGACCGCGGCCGGCTGGTGCTGGAGGACGATCTCGCGGCGTTGCGGGCGGAAACCGGGCGGGTGCTGCTCGGCACGCCGGACGCGGCGGCGGCCGTCGCGGTGCTGGACGGGCGCGTCGAGCACCGTGACGGCGACAAGTTGCTGGTGCGCCACGGAAATCCCGCGGAGCTGAACGCGCTGCTCGTCGCCGAGGGTGTGCCCGTCACCTCGCTGCAGGCCGAGCGGCGGACGTTGGAACAAGTGGTGCTGGACGTGACCGGTGACGGCTCCGACCGGTTCGGGGACCGCCGATGA
- a CDS encoding ABC transporter permease, with product MIGVELRKLVLRPRVWVSVLLLCLLPAIVGVFLATADFAPPPGQGGAFLSAVVSDGSLFPAAALALVLPLFLPIAVAVVAGDSVAGEAAGGTLRYLLVRPSGRTRLLAAKLVALAVYVTGAIVIVVLTSLVVGVILFGTGGQAVGPGGQTAAAVSLSGSSLTSSGLGLRLLGAVAYVVLSMLGFAAITMFLSTLTDSALGAALGGLAVLITSSVLETLDAAAPVKPYLPTHYWLSWIDFFRDPVLWRNIDHGLLLQAGYIVVFFGAAWANFATKDVTS from the coding sequence ATGATCGGCGTCGAACTGCGCAAGCTGGTGCTGCGGCCGCGAGTCTGGGTGAGCGTGCTGCTGCTCTGCCTGCTGCCCGCGATCGTCGGCGTTTTCCTGGCCACGGCGGACTTCGCGCCGCCGCCGGGGCAGGGCGGCGCGTTCCTGTCCGCGGTGGTCAGCGACGGCTCGCTGTTCCCGGCGGCCGCGCTCGCCTTGGTGCTGCCGCTGTTCCTGCCGATCGCCGTCGCCGTGGTGGCGGGCGATTCGGTGGCGGGCGAGGCGGCCGGCGGGACGCTGCGGTACCTGCTGGTCCGGCCGTCGGGGCGGACGCGGCTGCTCGCGGCGAAACTGGTGGCGCTCGCGGTGTACGTGACCGGCGCGATCGTCATCGTGGTGCTGACTTCGCTAGTGGTCGGGGTGATCCTGTTCGGCACCGGCGGGCAGGCGGTGGGCCCGGGAGGGCAGACGGCCGCCGCGGTCTCGCTTTCGGGCTCGTCGCTCACTTCTTCGGGGCTCGGGCTGCGGCTGCTCGGCGCGGTCGCGTACGTGGTGCTGTCGATGCTCGGCTTCGCCGCGATCACGATGTTCCTGTCCACCCTGACGGATTCGGCGCTGGGCGCCGCGCTCGGCGGGCTGGCCGTGCTGATCACCAGCTCGGTGCTGGAGACGCTCGACGCGGCCGCGCCGGTGAAGCCGTACCTGCCGACGCACTACTGGCTCTCGTGGATCGACTTCTTCCGGGATCCCGTGCTGTGGCGCAACATCGACCACGGGCTGCTGCTGCAAGCGGGTTACATCGTGGTCTTCTTCGGTGCGGCGTGGGCGAATTTCGCGACCAAGGACGTCACGAGCTGA
- a CDS encoding esterase/lipase family protein, translating into MRNPWRALSPRRRLLLGGVALVAVAGVVAAVLTTAGSSAAPESGSPAQDRPGPVLMVPGYGGGRGGLLQLADRIHRATGRDAQVLTLVGDGTGDLEQQVGVLADAVERAYVNGAPSVDVIGYSAGGVVARLWVARDGGEHQARRVVTLGAPMHGTGLAAAGGGLVPGACPTACQQLIPGSPLLSRLPPLPSGLPWLSVWTERDETVTPPESARLDGAVNVALQGICPADTAAHGDLPTDPAVTALVLQVLGTAPLKAPDRCLSS; encoded by the coding sequence ATGCGGAACCCCTGGCGCGCCCTGAGCCCCCGCCGCCGTCTGCTGCTCGGCGGCGTGGCGCTGGTGGCCGTTGCCGGGGTGGTCGCCGCGGTGCTGACCACGGCCGGATCCAGCGCCGCGCCCGAGTCCGGCAGTCCCGCCCAGGACCGGCCCGGCCCGGTGCTGATGGTGCCCGGTTACGGCGGCGGGCGCGGCGGGCTGCTGCAGCTCGCCGACCGGATCCACCGGGCGACCGGCCGCGACGCGCAGGTGCTCACCCTGGTCGGCGACGGGACCGGTGACCTCGAGCAGCAGGTCGGCGTCCTCGCCGACGCGGTGGAGCGCGCGTACGTGAACGGCGCCCCGTCCGTCGACGTGATCGGCTATTCGGCCGGCGGGGTGGTGGCGCGGCTCTGGGTGGCGCGGGACGGCGGCGAGCACCAGGCCCGCCGCGTCGTCACGCTCGGCGCGCCGATGCACGGCACCGGCCTCGCCGCGGCGGGCGGCGGGCTGGTCCCCGGCGCGTGCCCGACCGCGTGTCAGCAGCTGATCCCCGGCAGTCCCCTGCTCAGCCGGCTGCCGCCGCTCCCGTCCGGCCTGCCGTGGCTTTCGGTGTGGACGGAGCGCGACGAGACCGTCACCCCGCCCGAGTCGGCCCGGCTCGACGGCGCGGTGAACGTTGCCCTGCAAGGGATCTGCCCCGCCGACACCGCCGCGCACGGCGACCTGCCCACCGACCCGGCCGTCACCGCGCTGGTCCTGCAGGTGCTCGGCACGGCACCGCTCAAAGCACCGGACCGATGCCTCAGCTCGTGA
- a CDS encoding nuclear transport factor 2 family protein gives MKSFREAVEARDPDAIAAALAENVVFTSPVAFRPYPGKAITAAILRGVLRVFEDFRYVRELSGEDGRAHALVFEARIGDTRVEGADFLHLDENGLVDELTVMVRPLSAAQALSAAMGAQFEQIQREAAGA, from the coding sequence ATGAAGAGCTTCCGCGAAGCCGTCGAGGCACGCGATCCGGACGCGATCGCCGCGGCGCTGGCGGAGAACGTCGTGTTCACCAGCCCGGTGGCGTTCCGGCCGTACCCGGGCAAGGCGATCACGGCCGCGATCCTGCGCGGGGTGCTGCGGGTGTTCGAGGACTTCCGTTACGTGCGCGAGCTGAGCGGCGAAGACGGCCGCGCCCACGCGCTGGTCTTCGAAGCCCGGATCGGCGACACCCGGGTCGAGGGCGCCGACTTCCTCCACCTCGACGAGAACGGCCTGGTCGACGAGCTGACGGTGATGGTCCGCCCGCTGTCCGCCGCCCAGGCCCTGTCCGCCGCGATGGGCGCGCAGTTCGAGCAGATCCAGCGCGAGGCCGCCGGCGCCTGA
- a CDS encoding LLM class flavin-dependent oxidoreductase has protein sequence MKIGIGLPNQVRDMDPRVLPGWARRAEEAGFSTLGTVGRTAYPGVMDTVALAAAAGATERIGLLSNVMLAPVWPPVLLAKELAGIDGVSGHRLTLGLGIGAREDDFVVDGLGPKGLGKRIDADLETYRSVWDAEPIGGGVNPAVPPGTRRVPLLFGGGAPASFARMARWGEGYVGGSMPPEMVAGSFDQARAAWKEAGREGSPRLVAIAYFALADPEQGRSKVHDYYSNFGDFADMIASGIRSTADDLRKAVSDFADLGADELIFNPATDNPADIEALAEIVL, from the coding sequence ATGAAGATCGGGATCGGCCTGCCGAACCAGGTGCGGGACATGGACCCCCGGGTCCTGCCCGGATGGGCGCGGCGGGCTGAGGAGGCGGGGTTCTCGACGTTGGGCACGGTGGGGCGCACGGCGTACCCCGGCGTGATGGACACTGTCGCGCTGGCCGCGGCCGCGGGCGCGACCGAGCGGATCGGGCTGCTCAGCAACGTGATGCTCGCGCCGGTGTGGCCGCCGGTGCTGCTGGCGAAGGAACTCGCCGGCATCGACGGCGTCTCCGGGCACCGCCTGACGCTCGGCCTCGGCATCGGCGCCCGCGAGGACGACTTCGTCGTGGACGGGCTGGGCCCGAAGGGCCTCGGCAAGCGGATCGACGCCGACCTCGAGACCTACCGGAGCGTCTGGGACGCGGAGCCCATCGGCGGCGGGGTCAACCCCGCGGTCCCGCCGGGCACGCGCCGGGTGCCGCTCCTGTTCGGCGGCGGGGCACCGGCTTCGTTCGCCCGGATGGCGCGGTGGGGCGAGGGGTACGTCGGCGGTTCCATGCCGCCGGAGATGGTGGCCGGTTCGTTCGACCAGGCCCGCGCGGCGTGGAAGGAAGCGGGCCGCGAGGGATCGCCCCGGCTGGTGGCGATCGCCTACTTCGCGCTCGCGGACCCAGAGCAGGGCCGCAGCAAGGTGCACGACTACTACAGCAACTTCGGCGATTTCGCCGACATGATCGCCAGCGGCATCCGAAGCACGGCCGACGACCTCCGCAAGGCGGTTTCGGACTTCGCGGACCTCGGCGCGGACGAACTGATCTTCAACCCGGCCACCGACAACCCGGCCGATATCGAAGCCCTCGCCGAAATCGTGCTGTAG
- a CDS encoding DUF885 domain-containing protein yields MTPIFQLSDDHVTAEAALDPVMATMRGIAADPAALTDYGPEGVEARAELARRTLAALGALTPESEQDRIAGAHLRERLEAQLAWHDLGEPLRTVKAHFGILTSVRDSVDMLPRTGDEDWHVIALRLAGVEPMLAGWRSALGEGLDRGLPAARRQALEAAAQADRYAGVHETLLDGYGDGPLTTELRAAADAAYRGYAGLATYLRDEYAPRASEVDGVGAERYAAGARLSLGADVDLAEAYEWGWAELARIESELATEAARVRPGASVAQAQEILDAAYSVTGEESYVDWLRAAHEHALGAAAEHFDIPEPLRTLDVTIARGSASGAPYYTGPSEDGGRPGRTWWPLGGRERFTVWRELTTVFHEGVPGHHLQVGTAKLAADRVSRFARVYSVSGHAEGWALYAERLADELGWYAEPGTRLGMLSGSAMRAARVVIDIGAHLDLPLPDGSRWDFDTACHILRERGLAAPHQVHAEVVRYLGWPGQAIAYKLGERAWLQAREEASSRPGFTLRDWHHDALAVGPVGLAALQDALRPAP; encoded by the coding sequence GTGACGCCGATCTTCCAGCTCTCCGACGACCATGTGACCGCCGAAGCCGCACTGGACCCGGTGATGGCGACGATGCGCGGGATCGCTGCCGATCCGGCCGCGCTCACCGATTACGGCCCCGAAGGCGTCGAAGCGAGGGCCGAGCTGGCCCGCCGCACGCTCGCCGCGCTGGGTGCGCTCACACCGGAGTCGGAGCAGGACCGGATCGCGGGCGCGCATCTGCGGGAACGGCTCGAGGCGCAGCTCGCGTGGCACGATCTGGGCGAGCCGCTGCGCACGGTCAAGGCGCATTTCGGGATCCTGACCTCGGTGCGCGATTCCGTCGACATGCTGCCGCGCACCGGCGACGAAGACTGGCACGTCATCGCCCTGCGGCTGGCCGGGGTGGAGCCCATGCTGGCCGGCTGGCGTTCGGCGCTGGGCGAGGGCCTCGACCGGGGCCTGCCCGCCGCGCGGCGCCAGGCGCTGGAGGCAGCCGCGCAGGCCGACCGTTACGCCGGAGTGCACGAGACCCTCCTGGACGGTTACGGCGACGGCCCCTTGACCACCGAGTTGCGCGCCGCAGCCGACGCCGCCTACCGCGGGTACGCCGGTCTGGCCACCTACTTGCGTGACGAGTACGCGCCCCGCGCGAGCGAGGTGGACGGCGTCGGCGCTGAGCGTTACGCGGCGGGCGCGCGGCTGAGCCTGGGCGCGGACGTCGACCTGGCCGAGGCCTACGAGTGGGGCTGGGCCGAGCTGGCACGGATCGAGAGCGAGCTGGCGACGGAGGCCGCGCGGGTGCGCCCGGGCGCGAGTGTCGCGCAGGCGCAGGAAATCCTGGACGCCGCGTACAGCGTCACAGGCGAAGAGTCCTATGTGGACTGGCTCCGCGCGGCCCACGAGCACGCCCTGGGAGCAGCGGCGGAGCACTTCGACATCCCGGAACCCCTGCGGACGCTGGACGTGACGATCGCGCGGGGCTCGGCGTCCGGCGCCCCGTATTACACCGGCCCCAGTGAGGACGGCGGCCGTCCGGGCCGCACGTGGTGGCCGTTGGGCGGGCGGGAGCGGTTCACCGTCTGGCGTGAGCTGACCACGGTGTTCCACGAGGGCGTGCCGGGCCACCATCTGCAGGTCGGCACCGCGAAGCTGGCCGCCGACCGGGTCAGCCGCTTCGCGCGGGTCTACTCGGTCAGCGGTCACGCCGAGGGCTGGGCGCTGTACGCGGAGCGCCTGGCGGACGAACTCGGCTGGTACGCCGAACCCGGCACCCGCCTGGGCATGCTGTCGGGCTCGGCCATGCGCGCCGCCCGCGTGGTCATCGACATCGGCGCCCACCTGGACCTGCCCCTACCGGACGGCTCCCGCTGGGACTTCGACACCGCCTGCCACATCCTGCGCGAACGCGGACTGGCCGCCCCGCACCAGGTCCACGCCGAGGTGGTGCGTTACCTGGGCTGGCCGGGCCAGGCCATCGCGTACAAACTCGGCGAACGCGCGTGGCTCCAGGCCCGTGAGGAAGCGTCGTCCCGCCCGGGCTTCACGCTCCGCGACTGGCACCACGACGCGCTCGCGGTCGGGCCGGTCGGTTTGGCCGCCCTGCAAGACGCCCTGCGCCCGGCCCCCTGA
- a CDS encoding SGNH/GDSL hydrolase family protein produces MTIGGPNFTDQTLRMVAHPSVGGAGLRLHLSNLRGTTPLAVGAVSVGLQADRATAVAGSQRAVTFSHARTLTIPAGQEVVSDPIPMPVRAEQNVLVSLYLPQATSSATWHSDAFDVSYLSKPGNHAAEDEDGNYVTATTSWYYLAGLDVLSPAATGTVVAFGDSITDGYNTPASVYHRWPDDLARRLAGPRPTAVVDAGLGGNRVLTDVPNIWQGVSALKRFGHDALAQPGVRTVILMEGINDIGNNAGPDGAPLTAQDLINGYRALIDQAHRAGVRIIGGTMLPDKGADYYSPPAEAIRQAANAWIRTSGAFDGVVDFDQAMQDPSDPAALRPAFNSGDHLHPNEAGMQAMADAIDLRLLTR; encoded by the coding sequence ATGACCATCGGCGGGCCGAACTTCACCGATCAGACACTGCGGATGGTGGCCCACCCGAGCGTCGGCGGCGCGGGCCTACGCCTGCACCTGTCGAATCTGCGCGGCACCACCCCCCTGGCCGTCGGCGCGGTGAGCGTGGGCCTGCAGGCGGACCGGGCGACGGCGGTCGCGGGGTCGCAGCGGGCGGTCACGTTCTCGCACGCGCGGACGCTGACCATCCCGGCCGGCCAGGAGGTGGTCAGCGATCCGATCCCGATGCCCGTGCGCGCCGAGCAGAACGTGCTGGTGAGTCTCTACCTGCCGCAGGCCACCAGCTCGGCGACCTGGCACTCGGACGCGTTCGACGTCTCCTACCTGTCCAAGCCCGGCAACCACGCGGCCGAGGACGAGGACGGGAACTACGTCACCGCAACGACTTCCTGGTACTACCTGGCCGGGCTCGACGTGCTCTCCCCCGCCGCCACCGGGACCGTCGTCGCGTTCGGCGACTCCATCACCGACGGCTACAACACGCCCGCGAGCGTGTACCACCGCTGGCCCGACGACCTGGCCCGCCGGCTCGCCGGCCCGCGCCCGACCGCCGTGGTCGACGCCGGGCTCGGCGGCAACCGGGTGCTCACCGACGTGCCGAACATCTGGCAGGGCGTCAGCGCGCTGAAGCGGTTCGGCCACGACGCGCTGGCCCAGCCCGGCGTCCGCACGGTGATCCTGATGGAGGGCATCAACGACATCGGCAACAACGCCGGCCCGGACGGCGCGCCGCTCACCGCGCAGGACCTGATCAACGGCTACCGCGCGCTGATCGACCAGGCGCACCGCGCCGGCGTGCGGATCATCGGCGGCACCATGCTGCCGGACAAGGGCGCGGACTACTACAGCCCGCCCGCCGAGGCGATCCGCCAGGCGGCGAACGCCTGGATCCGCACCAGCGGGGCGTTCGACGGCGTCGTGGACTTCGACCAGGCGATGCAAGACCCCTCCGATCCGGCGGCGCTGCGGCCGGCCTTCAACTCGGGTGACCACCTGCACCCGAACGAGGCCGGCATGCAGGCCATGGCCGACGCGATCGACCTGCGGCTGCTGACCCGCTGA
- a CDS encoding M55 family metallopeptidase: protein MDVLISVDLEGVAGIATRQQIGPGGRDYPAARELMTAEANAAVAGAFDGGATSVVVNDSHGPADNLLGERLDRRAEYVIGEPTPLGMMQELPSGRGVVLLVGYHAGAADPAGVLAHTFSGSGFADVRLGGVSIGEADLNALIAAEHGVPVGLVTGDDVVCAHAERVFPGVVTVPVKTALGRTAARSRHPAVAREAITDGAARAVRNALSGAVRPLSIPDELLVEAELRPNGAADLAARVPGTERLDGRTVRFAAASPRQALDVLEVWAALAAHYPHR from the coding sequence GTGGACGTGCTGATTTCGGTGGACCTGGAAGGCGTCGCGGGCATCGCCACGCGCCAGCAGATCGGGCCCGGCGGCCGGGACTACCCGGCGGCGCGGGAGCTGATGACCGCCGAGGCCAACGCCGCGGTGGCCGGGGCGTTCGACGGCGGCGCGACGTCCGTGGTGGTCAACGACAGCCACGGCCCGGCGGACAACCTGCTCGGCGAGCGGCTCGACCGGCGCGCCGAGTACGTGATCGGCGAGCCCACGCCGCTCGGCATGATGCAGGAGCTGCCGTCCGGCCGTGGTGTCGTGCTGCTGGTGGGCTACCACGCCGGGGCCGCCGATCCGGCCGGCGTGCTCGCGCACACCTTCAGCGGCAGTGGATTCGCCGACGTCCGGCTCGGCGGGGTGTCCATCGGCGAAGCGGATCTGAACGCGCTGATCGCCGCGGAGCACGGCGTGCCGGTCGGTCTCGTCACCGGCGACGACGTGGTCTGCGCGCACGCGGAGCGCGTCTTCCCCGGCGTGGTGACCGTCCCGGTGAAAACCGCACTCGGCCGCACCGCCGCGCGCAGCCGTCACCCCGCGGTCGCCCGCGAGGCCATCACCGACGGGGCCGCGCGGGCGGTCCGGAACGCCCTGTCCGGCGCCGTCCGGCCGCTGTCCATTCCGGACGAACTTCTCGTCGAGGCCGAATTGCGGCCCAACGGCGCGGCGGACCTGGCTGCCCGCGTCCCCGGCACCGAGCGGCTCGACGGGCGCACCGTCCGCTTCGCCGCCGCGAGCCCACGGCAGGCGCTCGACGTGCTCGAGGTCTGGGCCGCCCTCGCCGCCCATTACCCCCATCGCTGA